In Gemmatimonadales bacterium, one DNA window encodes the following:
- a CDS encoding 2-hydroxyacyl-CoA dehydratase, with protein sequence MKTVETFPGWRGRPVDEVLARCADLLEDDRFPTVTRWREAGGKVAGHFQVYFPEEIAHAAGMLPYKVRGAPVEPTQADSRFGSYLCSIVKTSLELALSRRVVLDLFVTHPICDAARNLAAVWGRNFAYPCEILYLPQNANSLHSAGWLRGEYDRLRRTVGRVAGRQVSDDDLRRSIAVFNRNRALLRELYALKREAPWRVGAAEAYTLVAVGGLMPREEHNDLLAQVLPALAARPAKKLDKVRVVLEGGFCEQPPLDLLRAIGRSCDLVDDDLLIGLRWITDDVSADGDPLAALAHAYLERSSYSPVQHDARKPKERMLIERARAAGAQAVIVGAAKMCEPGLEEQVAYTRALDAAGVPFFVTEFEENMTSFEQLEVQLETFVENLLFE encoded by the coding sequence GTGAAAACGGTCGAGACCTTCCCCGGCTGGCGCGGGCGCCCGGTGGACGAGGTGCTCGCGCGGTGCGCCGACCTGCTCGAGGACGACCGCTTCCCGACCGTGACGCGGTGGCGCGAGGCCGGCGGCAAGGTCGCGGGCCACTTCCAGGTCTACTTCCCCGAGGAGATCGCGCACGCCGCGGGGATGCTGCCCTACAAGGTCCGCGGCGCGCCGGTCGAGCCCACCCAGGCCGACTCACGCTTCGGCTCCTACCTCTGCTCGATCGTGAAGACGTCGCTCGAGCTGGCCTTGAGCCGGCGCGTCGTGCTCGACCTGTTCGTGACCCATCCGATCTGCGACGCCGCGCGCAACCTGGCCGCGGTGTGGGGCCGCAACTTCGCCTACCCGTGCGAGATCCTCTACCTGCCCCAGAACGCCAACTCCCTCCACTCGGCCGGTTGGCTGCGCGGCGAGTACGACCGCCTGCGCCGCACGGTCGGGCGCGTGGCCGGCCGGCAGGTGAGCGACGACGACCTGCGCCGCTCGATCGCCGTCTTCAACCGGAACCGCGCCCTGCTGCGCGAGCTGTACGCCCTCAAGCGCGAGGCGCCGTGGCGCGTGGGCGCCGCCGAGGCCTACACCCTGGTGGCCGTCGGCGGCCTGATGCCTCGCGAGGAGCACAACGACCTGCTGGCGCAGGTACTCCCGGCGCTCGCGGCCAGGCCGGCGAAGAAGCTCGACAAGGTGCGCGTCGTCCTCGAGGGCGGCTTCTGCGAGCAACCGCCGCTCGACCTGCTGCGGGCCATCGGCCGCTCCTGCGACCTGGTGGACGACGACCTCCTGATCGGGCTGCGCTGGATCACCGACGACGTGAGCGCCGACGGCGATCCACTCGCCGCGCTGGCGCACGCCTACCTGGAGCGCTCGAGCTACAGCCCGGTGCAGCACGACGCCCGCAAGCCGAAGGAGCGGATGCTGATCGAGCGGGCGCGGGCGGCCGGGGCCCAGGCGGTCATCGTCGGCGCCGCCAAGATGTGCGAGCCGGGGCTCGAGGAGCAGGTGGCCTACACCCGCGCGCTCGACGCCGCGGGCGTGCCGTTCTTCGTGACGGAGTTCGAGGAGAACATGACCAGCTTCGAGCAGCTCGAGGTCCAGCTCGAGACGTTCGTCGAGAACCTGCTGTTCGAGTGA